The Limnochorda sp. LNt genome includes a region encoding these proteins:
- a CDS encoding citrate/2-methylcitrate synthase, protein MSEATQIARGLEGVVVARSSISYVDGRQGRLIYQGYDIRDLAEHATFEEVCFLLWHGRLPDSGELSSLREQLVAARPLPSGVVSLLASVPGRSPMAVLQTAVAALGLYDAEADDNGREANLRKSVRLTAQMASVVAAFHRLRRGLPVIEPDPELDHAANFLYMLTGQRPDPTSARVMDVALTLHADHEFNASCFAGRVTASTLSDIYSAVAAAVGTLKGPLHGGANEQVMRLLMEIGEPERAAEVVQARLAARERIPGFGHRVYKTWDPRALILKRFSEELSRLKGEPRWYAISLAVEEAVRSAKDLYPNVDFYSASVYHLLGIPVDLFTPVFAVSRISGWTAHLLEQYADNRLIRPRAEYTGPMELRYVPVEDRPPHTAA, encoded by the coding sequence ATGAGCGAAGCGACTCAGATCGCCAGAGGCTTGGAAGGTGTCGTGGTGGCCCGCTCATCCATCAGCTACGTCGATGGCAGGCAGGGCCGACTCATCTACCAGGGCTATGACATCCGGGACCTGGCCGAGCACGCCACCTTCGAGGAGGTGTGCTTCCTGCTGTGGCACGGCCGGCTGCCCGACTCCGGGGAGCTGTCGAGCCTGCGCGAGCAGCTGGTCGCCGCCCGTCCGCTGCCGTCGGGCGTGGTCTCGCTGCTAGCGAGCGTCCCCGGTCGCTCGCCCATGGCGGTGCTGCAGACGGCGGTGGCGGCCCTGGGGCTGTACGATGCCGAGGCCGACGACAACGGCCGGGAGGCCAATCTGCGCAAGTCGGTGCGCTTGACAGCTCAGATGGCGTCGGTGGTGGCGGCGTTTCACCGGTTGCGGCGGGGGCTGCCGGTCATCGAGCCCGATCCGGAGCTGGATCACGCCGCCAACTTCCTCTACATGCTGACGGGGCAGCGGCCCGACCCGACGTCGGCGCGGGTCATGGACGTGGCGCTGACCCTGCACGCCGACCACGAGTTCAACGCCTCGTGCTTCGCCGGCCGGGTGACGGCCTCGACGCTGTCCGACATCTACTCGGCGGTGGCCGCCGCGGTGGGCACGCTCAAAGGACCGCTGCACGGCGGCGCCAACGAGCAGGTGATGCGGCTGCTGATGGAGATCGGCGAGCCTGAACGAGCCGCCGAGGTGGTGCAGGCCAGGCTGGCGGCCAGGGAGCGGATCCCCGGCTTCGGTCATCGCGTCTACAAGACGTGGGATCCTCGGGCTCTCATCTTGAAGCGCTTCTCCGAGGAGCTTTCACGCCTCAAGGGCGAGCCGCGCTGGTACGCCATCTCGCTGGCGGTGGAGGAGGCGGTGCGCTCGGCCAAGGACCTCTACCCCAACGTCGACTTCTACTCGGCTTCGGTCTACCACCTGCTGGGCATCCCCGTGGACCTCTTCACCCCTGTCTTCGCGGTGAGCCGCATCAGCGGGTGGACCGCCCACCTGCTGGAGCAGTACGCGGACAACCGTCTCATCCGGCCGCGGGCCGAGTACACGGGGCCCATGGAGCTGCGCTACGTGCCCGTCGAGGACAGGCCCCCGCATACGGCGGCGTGA
- a CDS encoding RsmE family RNA methyltransferase, which translates to MSRLRARVEPQRLAAGMETATVVVDGAEARRLRRVMRARPGQAIELFDGQGHSVEGCIHAVEPGRVVVRLEGRSPDRAASPEAGLRLVLLQAVAKSGRMELALEKATELGVHEIWPVVTHRCVARPDAGGQRVMRWRRVVETAARQAGRSVVPVVRPPVPWREALDRAGLLEGGWLRLLAGEKARLPLTRWLRERSPQGVSGAVVAIGPEGGWSEEETDAAIGCGFEVVSLGPRILRTETAGWLALALLQAWWGDLDRPPGPLDVGDPG; encoded by the coding sequence GTGAGCCGGTTGCGGGCCCGGGTCGAGCCGCAACGGCTGGCGGCCGGGATGGAGACGGCGACCGTGGTGGTGGACGGTGCCGAGGCGCGCCGGTTGCGCCGTGTCATGCGGGCACGGCCGGGGCAGGCCATCGAGCTCTTCGACGGGCAGGGCCACAGCGTCGAGGGCTGCATCCACGCCGTGGAGCCTGGCCGGGTGGTGGTGCGGCTCGAGGGGAGGAGCCCCGACCGGGCGGCGTCGCCGGAGGCCGGGCTGCGGCTCGTGCTGCTGCAGGCTGTGGCCAAGAGCGGGCGGATGGAGCTGGCGCTGGAGAAGGCCACCGAACTGGGCGTCCACGAGATCTGGCCGGTCGTGACGCACCGTTGCGTCGCGAGGCCCGATGCGGGGGGCCAGCGGGTGATGCGGTGGCGGCGAGTGGTGGAGACCGCCGCCCGTCAGGCCGGTCGCTCCGTCGTCCCCGTGGTGCGGCCCCCGGTGCCGTGGCGCGAGGCTCTGGACCGGGCCGGGCTCCTCGAGGGGGGATGGCTGCGACTCCTGGCCGGGGAGAAGGCCCGGCTGCCGCTCACCCGCTGGCTCCGAGAGCGGTCGCCGCAGGGCGTCTCGGGGGCGGTGGTCGCCATCGGGCCCGAGGGGGGATGGAGCGAGGAGGAGACCGACGCCGCCATCGGGTGCGGCTTCGAGGTCGTGTCGCTCGGCCCCCGGATCCTTCGCACCGAGACGGCAGGATGGCTCGCACTCGCCCTGCTCCAGGCGTGGTGGGGCGACCTGGATCGGCCGCCGGGGCCGCTCGACGTCGGCGACCCCGGATGA
- a CDS encoding flavin reductase family protein, which yields MEPLHFRRVAGRFATGVTVLTTGTVEQPHGMTANSFTSVSLRPPLILVCVDRRRVTHGRILQAGRFGVSVLGADQQAISEFFAGQRAALAPGSLEVVPGVTGVPLIAGALAHLECRVVDVFPGGDHSIFVAQVEHAAVGESQAPLIFFGGRYARLAPG from the coding sequence GTGGAGCCGCTTCACTTTCGCCGCGTCGCGGGGCGGTTCGCGACGGGGGTGACGGTGCTCACCACGGGCACGGTCGAGCAGCCGCACGGCATGACCGCCAACTCCTTCACGTCGGTCTCGTTGCGGCCCCCGCTGATCCTGGTCTGCGTGGACCGCCGCCGCGTGACCCACGGGCGCATCCTGCAGGCGGGCCGCTTCGGTGTCAGCGTGCTGGGGGCGGACCAGCAGGCGATCTCCGAGTTCTTCGCCGGCCAGCGCGCCGCGCTGGCCCCGGGCAGCCTCGAGGTCGTGCCCGGGGTGACGGGCGTGCCCCTCATCGCCGGTGCGCTGGCGCACCTGGAGTGCCGGGTCGTCGACGTCTTCCCTGGCGGCGACCACTCCATCTTCGTCGCGCAAGTCGAGCACGCTGCCGTGGGCGAGTCGCAAGCGCCCCTCATCTTCTTCGGGGGGCGTTACGCCCGCCTGGCACCCGGTTGA
- a CDS encoding DUF763 domain-containing protein: MAGRTGTASLPLHGGRCPPWLFDRMKRLGAAMVEAMVEEWGPDEVLRRLADPFWFQSLGSVLGYDWHSSGVTTVVCGALKEGLQGHMGRLGLFVCGGKGGTSRRTPHEIARHVEEASLALDAASLAYASRMAAKVDSAAVQDGHTLYHHTFFFTASGRWCVVQQGMNERTGWARRYHWLSETVRAFTEEPHAAVLGVRQRSGVLNLVAAESAAARAASVELASRDVGWWRRELGRLQTRHLAMPAGHAIADTPQLERALDALYRAAPTGFEQVLATPGVGPRTIRALAMVAEVVYGARPSYRDPVRYAFAHGGKDGIPFPVDRELYDRTIAVWRRAVRLARLGRRERLDSLRRLAEMERWGEAP, encoded by the coding sequence TTGGCCGGCCGCACCGGGACGGCCTCGCTGCCCCTGCACGGGGGTCGGTGCCCTCCCTGGCTCTTCGACCGCATGAAGCGGCTGGGGGCCGCCATGGTCGAGGCGATGGTGGAGGAGTGGGGGCCCGACGAGGTGCTGCGCCGACTGGCCGATCCGTTCTGGTTTCAGTCGTTGGGCAGCGTCCTGGGCTACGACTGGCACTCCTCCGGGGTCACGACGGTGGTCTGCGGTGCGCTCAAGGAGGGGCTCCAGGGCCACATGGGGCGGCTGGGCCTCTTCGTCTGCGGCGGCAAGGGCGGCACCTCGCGCCGCACGCCCCACGAGATCGCCCGCCACGTGGAGGAGGCCAGCCTGGCGCTGGACGCGGCCTCGCTGGCCTATGCCAGCCGCATGGCCGCCAAGGTCGACAGCGCCGCCGTCCAGGATGGCCACACCCTCTACCATCACACGTTCTTCTTCACCGCCTCGGGCCGCTGGTGCGTGGTGCAGCAGGGCATGAACGAGCGGACGGGCTGGGCCAGGCGCTATCACTGGCTGTCGGAGACGGTGCGCGCCTTCACCGAGGAGCCCCACGCCGCGGTGCTGGGCGTGCGGCAGCGGAGCGGGGTGCTCAACCTGGTCGCCGCTGAGAGTGCGGCGGCTCGTGCGGCCTCGGTGGAGCTGGCCTCGCGTGACGTCGGGTGGTGGCGGCGGGAGCTGGGCCGGCTCCAGACGCGCCACCTGGCGATGCCGGCCGGGCATGCCATCGCCGACACGCCCCAGCTGGAGCGGGCCCTCGACGCGCTCTACCGGGCGGCCCCCACCGGCTTCGAGCAGGTGCTGGCGACGCCGGGCGTGGGGCCGCGCACCATCCGGGCCCTGGCCATGGTGGCCGAGGTGGTCTACGGGGCACGGCCCAGCTACCGGGATCCCGTCCGCTACGCCTTCGCCCACGGCGGCAAGGACGGCATCCCCTTCCCCGTCGACCGGGAGCTGTACGACCGGACCATCGCCGTCTGGCGGCGGGCGGTGCGGCTCGCCCGCCTCGGGCGGCGGGAGAGACTGGACTCGCTGCGCCGGCTGGCCGAGATGGAGCGATGGGGCGAGGCGCCCTGA
- a CDS encoding histidinol-phosphatase — protein sequence MTGAGVGAYDAPGDGRAMLPDYHMHLEGDDVTDPCPYTPERVRLYAEAARRAGVAEIGISEHAHRFAEFRPVMEELFGEGRPQHPEVRRWLSAEFREPLRRYADAVLAAREQGLAVRLGIEVDYLPGQEAAIARALEGIPWDYVIGSVHFVDGACIDCSASITWPQADGEALWERYWRLMRQAAASGLFDVLAHPDLPKKFGHRPRHFPQAAFEDFLREAASRGIAVEVNTAGLRKPVGEIYPAEELLRRMVEAGLDVHLGSDAHDPSEVGHGFERAREWMRRAGVRRVIHWRGRLREHRSL from the coding sequence TTGACCGGGGCCGGGGTCGGCGCCTACGATGCCCCGGGGGATGGACGAGCGATGCTGCCCGACTACCACATGCACCTGGAGGGGGACGACGTCACCGATCCCTGCCCCTACACGCCCGAGCGGGTGCGGCTCTACGCAGAGGCGGCCCGCCGGGCGGGTGTGGCCGAGATCGGCATCAGCGAGCACGCGCACCGATTCGCCGAGTTCCGCCCGGTGATGGAGGAGCTCTTCGGGGAGGGACGCCCTCAGCACCCCGAGGTGCGCCGGTGGCTCTCCGCGGAGTTTCGCGAGCCCCTGCGGCGCTACGCCGACGCGGTGCTCGCCGCCCGCGAGCAGGGGCTTGCGGTGCGGCTCGGCATCGAGGTGGACTACCTGCCGGGGCAGGAGGCCGCGATCGCTCGGGCCCTGGAGGGGATCCCCTGGGACTACGTCATCGGCTCCGTGCACTTCGTCGACGGGGCGTGCATCGACTGCTCGGCCTCCATCACGTGGCCGCAGGCCGACGGCGAGGCGCTGTGGGAGCGCTACTGGCGGTTGATGCGGCAAGCCGCGGCCAGCGGGCTGTTCGACGTGCTGGCGCACCCCGACCTCCCCAAGAAATTCGGGCACCGCCCCCGGCACTTTCCGCAGGCGGCCTTCGAGGATTTCTTACGAGAAGCGGCCTCGCGGGGGATCGCCGTCGAGGTCAACACGGCAGGACTGCGCAAGCCCGTGGGGGAGATCTACCCCGCCGAGGAGCTGCTGCGTCGCATGGTGGAGGCCGGGCTCGACGTGCACCTCGGCTCCGACGCCCACGACCCGAGCGAGGTGGGACACGGGTTCGAGCGAGCCCGGGAGTGGATGCGGCGAGCGGGCGTCCGGCGGGTGATCCACTGGCGGGGACGTCTCCGGGAGCATCGGAGCCTCTGA
- a CDS encoding FUN14 domain-containing protein has product MEPGGINWSLLGGQAGLGLVLGLAVGYSLKKAIKVALLLVGAMTALFVGMAKVGFITIHWEALEAAYTGAMTQAGGARGALERIVAWFSSSVAAAGSFTLGFWLGFRKG; this is encoded by the coding sequence GTGGAGCCGGGCGGGATCAACTGGTCGCTGCTCGGGGGTCAGGCGGGTCTCGGCTTGGTCCTCGGTCTGGCCGTCGGCTACAGCCTCAAGAAGGCCATCAAGGTGGCGCTGCTGCTGGTGGGGGCCATGACCGCGCTCTTCGTGGGGATGGCCAAGGTGGGGTTCATCACCATCCACTGGGAGGCCCTGGAGGCCGCCTACACGGGCGCGATGACCCAAGCCGGCGGCGCACGGGGGGCGCTGGAGCGAATCGTCGCGTGGTTCTCCAGCAGCGTCGCGGCGGCCGGCAGCTTCACCCTGGGGTTCTGGCTGGGCTTTCGAAAGGGATGA
- a CDS encoding uracil-DNA glycosylase, protein MAATQPDPWDELVSRIVQCERCPRLVAYRRRIASERRRAFADWEYWGRPVPGFGDRQGRLLILGLAPAAHGANRTGRMFTGDSSGDFLMGALWRAGFANQPRSERRDDGLRLVDAFVSAPVRCAPPDNRPLREEFERCFAYLQAEWALLTRVQVVLALGRIAFGTAKRLVAPRLDDEARRALQAAPFRHGAVVPLGRLTLVASYHPSRQNTQTGRLTPAMMDAVLQEVRRLLDATEPAAAAPPGAP, encoded by the coding sequence ATGGCCGCCACACAACCGGACCCATGGGACGAGCTGGTGAGCCGGATCGTCCAGTGCGAGCGATGCCCCCGGCTCGTGGCGTACCGCAGGCGGATCGCCTCGGAGAGGCGGCGGGCCTTCGCCGACTGGGAGTACTGGGGCCGGCCGGTCCCGGGCTTCGGCGACCGGCAGGGGCGGCTGCTCATCCTGGGCCTGGCCCCGGCCGCTCACGGCGCCAACCGCACCGGCCGCATGTTCACCGGCGACAGCTCCGGCGACTTCCTGATGGGGGCGCTGTGGCGGGCGGGCTTCGCCAACCAGCCCCGCTCGGAGCGCCGTGACGACGGGCTGCGCCTCGTGGACGCCTTCGTCTCGGCGCCGGTGCGCTGCGCCCCGCCCGACAACAGGCCGCTGCGCGAGGAGTTCGAGCGCTGCTTCGCCTACCTGCAGGCCGAGTGGGCCCTGCTGACGCGGGTGCAGGTGGTGCTGGCCCTGGGCCGCATCGCCTTCGGGACGGCCAAGCGCTTGGTGGCGCCTCGCCTCGATGACGAGGCACGGCGGGCCCTCCAAGCGGCCCCATTCCGCCACGGCGCGGTGGTGCCGCTGGGGCGCCTGACCCTGGTGGCCAGCTACCACCCGAGCCGCCAAAACACCCAGACCGGCCGGCTCACGCCGGCCATGATGGACGCCGTGCTGCAGGAGGTGCGGCGGCTGCTGGACGCTACGGAGCCGGCCGCAGCCGCGCCCCCAGGCGCACCGTAG
- a CDS encoding NUDIX hydrolase, with amino-acid sequence MAFRKALLIARVVAVQDGQVLLAHHRHPDGRDFWCFPGGHVEEGEGLADAAVRELAEETGLTMELVDVVFVQDFARPPGPDATEVFFRGRIAGGRLSPKSEPNLVEVAWVPLAELGRYRVMPPALAEAVADGRWESWRLPVPWPARKGGP; translated from the coding sequence TTGGCCTTCCGCAAGGCGCTGCTCATCGCCCGTGTCGTCGCCGTCCAGGACGGTCAGGTGCTGCTGGCCCACCATCGCCACCCCGATGGCCGCGACTTCTGGTGCTTTCCCGGCGGCCACGTGGAAGAGGGCGAGGGCTTGGCCGACGCCGCCGTCCGCGAGCTGGCCGAGGAGACCGGCCTGACGATGGAGCTCGTCGACGTGGTCTTCGTCCAGGACTTCGCACGTCCTCCGGGCCCCGACGCCACCGAGGTCTTCTTTCGCGGCCGCATCGCCGGCGGCCGGCTCTCGCCCAAGTCGGAGCCCAACCTGGTGGAGGTGGCCTGGGTGCCGCTCGCGGAGTTGGGGCGTTACCGGGTCATGCCGCCCGCTCTGGCGGAGGCCGTGGCCGACGGGCGCTGGGAGAGCTGGCGCCTGCCGGTACCCTGGCCCGCCCGCAAGGGGGGCCCGTGA
- a CDS encoding aldo/keto reductase family protein: MEYRRLGRAGVRLSVIGLGSWLTYGASVDRQRSIEIIRAAYERGVNFFDTANVYHRGVAEEVVGEALRVFPRSSYVLATKVFFPMGDGPNDRGLSRKHIMEQCHASLKRLGTDYIDLYQCHRFDPETPLDETLRALDDLVTQGKVLYVGVSQWTAVQIADAVHLARQLGLDPIVSNQPLYNILERDIEREVLPVCAREGIGQVVFSPLAQGVLTGKYAPGQPPPAGSRAADPRSNMFIGRFMNEQTLQQVQRLADLARSAGMTPAQMALAWVLRRPEVTSAIVGATRLEQLEENLGAAGLRLSDDLLQAIDAVTGHAPAAA; this comes from the coding sequence GTGGAGTATCGACGACTCGGGCGAGCCGGTGTGCGGCTGTCGGTGATCGGCCTCGGGAGCTGGTTGACCTATGGGGCGTCGGTCGACCGGCAGCGGTCCATCGAGATCATCCGGGCGGCCTACGAGCGGGGGGTCAACTTCTTCGACACGGCCAACGTCTATCACCGCGGGGTGGCCGAGGAGGTGGTGGGCGAGGCCCTGCGCGTCTTCCCCCGCAGCTCGTACGTGCTGGCCACCAAGGTCTTCTTCCCCATGGGCGACGGCCCCAACGACCGGGGGCTCTCCCGCAAGCACATCATGGAGCAGTGCCACGCCAGCCTCAAGCGGCTCGGCACCGACTACATCGACCTCTACCAGTGTCACCGCTTCGACCCCGAGACCCCGCTCGACGAGACGCTGCGGGCCCTGGACGATCTCGTGACCCAGGGCAAGGTCCTCTACGTCGGCGTCAGCCAGTGGACGGCGGTGCAGATCGCGGACGCGGTGCACCTGGCGCGTCAGCTCGGCCTGGACCCCATCGTCTCCAACCAGCCCCTCTACAACATCCTGGAGCGCGACATCGAGCGGGAGGTGCTACCGGTCTGCGCGCGGGAGGGGATCGGCCAGGTGGTCTTCTCTCCGCTGGCGCAGGGCGTGCTGACGGGCAAGTACGCCCCCGGTCAGCCGCCGCCGGCCGGCAGCCGCGCCGCCGACCCGCGCAGCAACATGTTCATCGGGCGCTTCATGAACGAACAGACCCTCCAGCAGGTCCAGCGGCTGGCCGACCTCGCGCGCTCGGCAGGCATGACACCGGCCCAGATGGCCCTGGCGTGGGTGCTCCGGCGTCCCGAGGTGACCTCCGCCATCGTGGGCGCGACGCGCCTCGAGCAGCTGGAGGAGAACCTGGGCGCCGCCGGCCTGCGTCTCAGCGACGATCTGCTGCAGGCCATCGATGCCGTCACCGGCCACGCGCCTGCGGCGGCTTGA
- a CDS encoding late competence development ComFB family protein yields the protein MPSEGQRPRLSNRVEQAVLRLLDQALAYHPDACRCPRCRRDVVALALRRLPARYAGSATGEVLIDVELQRVQVQAELLGALDQAIRVVKARPHHDRPA from the coding sequence ATGCCATCCGAGGGCCAGCGGCCGCGTCTGTCCAACCGCGTGGAGCAGGCCGTCCTGAGGCTGCTCGACCAGGCGCTGGCCTACCATCCCGATGCCTGCCGCTGTCCCCGCTGTCGCCGCGACGTGGTGGCCCTCGCCCTGCGCCGTCTGCCGGCTCGCTACGCCGGCAGCGCCACCGGGGAGGTGCTCATCGACGTGGAGCTGCAGCGGGTCCAGGTGCAGGCCGAGCTGCTGGGGGCCCTCGACCAGGCCATCCGTGTCGTCAAGGCGCGCCCCCATCATGACCGGCCGGCGTGA
- a CDS encoding DMT family transporter, translating to MGRGALSRPGARRPHREGPVTLQPTRAALAAPSRPSRLVADVTLLLITMTWGFTFVAVKDAVAQIPVFSFLALRFGLAALTLGGTLAVTGREGLDGLRPALLPGLGTGLLLFAGYALQTLGLQYTTPGKAGFITGLSVALVPVLDRLLYGRRQPGAALMGVALAVMGMAVMFVEPAEISVRRGDWLVLGCALAFGAHVTVVAHAGRLPMLPYTLWQVVAVALVSGLAATLDGWGLEGMDLGVAGTLLLTGPVVSGLLLVLQVWAQRHTPATHAALIFATEPIFAALSGALLAGERLGPRVLAGGLAILVGTVWAEVAQTGPWAARRVAPRSGEGCP from the coding sequence ATGGGGCGAGGCGCCCTGAGCCGGCCGGGCGCTCGGCGCCCCCATCGGGAGGGACCTGTCACGCTGCAGCCGACTCGAGCCGCCCTGGCCGCGCCGTCGCGCCCGTCGCGCCTCGTGGCCGACGTGACCCTGCTGCTCATCACGATGACGTGGGGCTTCACGTTCGTGGCGGTCAAGGACGCCGTCGCCCAGATCCCCGTCTTCTCCTTCCTGGCATTGCGCTTTGGCCTGGCGGCCCTGACGTTGGGGGGCACGCTGGCCGTCACCGGGCGCGAGGGCCTCGACGGCTTGCGCCCGGCCCTGCTGCCGGGCCTCGGGACGGGCCTCCTGCTCTTCGCGGGCTACGCGCTGCAGACCCTGGGGCTGCAGTACACGACACCGGGCAAGGCCGGCTTCATCACGGGGCTCTCGGTGGCGCTGGTGCCGGTGCTGGACCGGCTGCTGTACGGACGCCGGCAGCCGGGGGCGGCCCTGATGGGCGTGGCGCTGGCCGTCATGGGCATGGCCGTCATGTTCGTGGAGCCGGCGGAGATCTCGGTGCGCCGCGGCGACTGGCTGGTGCTGGGCTGCGCGCTGGCCTTCGGCGCCCACGTGACGGTGGTGGCCCACGCCGGGCGCCTCCCCATGCTGCCGTACACGCTCTGGCAGGTGGTGGCCGTGGCGCTGGTGAGCGGGCTGGCAGCCACCCTGGACGGCTGGGGGCTCGAGGGGATGGACCTCGGCGTGGCCGGCACCCTGCTGCTGACGGGACCCGTGGTGAGCGGCCTGCTGCTGGTGCTGCAGGTCTGGGCGCAGCGGCACACCCCGGCGACCCATGCCGCCCTCATCTTCGCTACCGAGCCCATCTTCGCGGCCCTGTCGGGCGCGTTGCTGGCCGGCGAGCGCTTGGGGCCGCGGGTGTTGGCGGGCGGCCTGGCCATCCTGGTCGGGACCGTGTGGGCGGAGGTGGCCCAGACGGGGCCGTGGGCGGCGCGCAGGGTGGCGCCGCGCTCGGGCGAGGGGTGCCCGTGA
- the tpx gene encoding thiol peroxidase produces MFGKPVTLVGPKIEVGQQAPDFTVVDTGLQPKRLADFKGHVLLIASVPSLDTGVCSAETRTFNERAASFGPDVRVLTISMDLPFAQKRWCGAEGIERVVTLSDHKEAAFGTAYGTLIKEHRLLARAVFVVDRQGQVTYVEYVPEVTQHPDYDAAVAAVQQATR; encoded by the coding sequence ATGTTCGGCAAGCCGGTGACCCTGGTGGGTCCGAAGATCGAGGTGGGGCAGCAGGCCCCCGACTTCACGGTCGTGGACACGGGGCTGCAACCCAAGCGCCTGGCCGACTTCAAGGGCCACGTGCTGCTGATCGCCTCGGTGCCCTCGCTGGACACCGGCGTCTGCAGCGCGGAGACCCGCACCTTCAACGAGCGTGCTGCGAGCTTCGGCCCGGATGTGCGGGTGTTGACCATCAGCATGGACCTGCCCTTCGCCCAGAAGCGCTGGTGTGGGGCAGAGGGCATCGAGCGGGTCGTCACGCTGTCGGATCACAAGGAGGCCGCGTTCGGGACGGCCTACGGCACCCTCATCAAGGAGCACCGGCTCCTGGCCCGGGCGGTCTTCGTGGTGGACCGGCAGGGCCAGGTCACGTACGTCGAGTACGTGCCGGAGGTGACTCAGCACCCCGACTACGACGCGGCCGTGGCCGCGGTCCAGCAGGCCACC
- a CDS encoding 50S ribosomal protein L11 methyltransferase, producing MGVRRRPASRWWTVTAHLSPAEADLAGWLLARDGSAGIELEERRNDDGTGQGVARLRAYFSTRAAAAAAARGLRGALRAWRASVRPAGTKEGAAPGPIVVEPVTVDPRAWREAWSRTLRPVRVAGIRVSGRPARRRSGDRAGRPSPGPYGLLPLVIPPGMAFGTGHHPSTQQALWALELAMRGNPPAGPVVDIGTGSGVLAIAAWRLGAERIVAVDRDPEAVRVARANARLNGVRSLVLRVGSVEQAAREAGTEGAALVLANLVAETLVELAEPLARLVRPGGWLVGAGIVEEKAPDVEAALAARGLVPEERGVWAGWAWVSARRPVEVAS from the coding sequence ATGGGCGTCCGGCGTCGTCCCGCCTCGCGGTGGTGGACCGTCACCGCCCATCTCTCACCGGCCGAGGCCGACCTGGCGGGGTGGTTGCTGGCCCGAGACGGCAGCGCCGGCATCGAGCTGGAGGAGCGGCGGAACGACGATGGCACCGGGCAGGGCGTCGCGCGCCTGCGCGCCTACTTCTCGACGCGCGCCGCGGCCGCGGCGGCAGCCCGAGGCCTGCGAGGTGCCCTCCGGGCATGGCGGGCGTCGGTCAGACCCGCCGGTACGAAAGAGGGGGCCGCGCCGGGCCCGATCGTCGTCGAGCCGGTGACGGTGGACCCCCGCGCGTGGCGGGAGGCCTGGAGCCGGACGCTACGCCCGGTCAGGGTGGCGGGCATCCGGGTCTCGGGCCGCCCGGCGCGACGCCGCAGCGGGGACCGGGCCGGGCGGCCATCGCCCGGGCCATACGGCTTGCTGCCGCTCGTCATCCCCCCCGGCATGGCCTTCGGCACCGGGCACCATCCCAGCACTCAGCAGGCCCTGTGGGCGCTGGAGCTGGCCATGCGGGGCAATCCGCCGGCAGGGCCGGTGGTCGACATCGGCACGGGCAGCGGCGTGCTGGCCATCGCGGCCTGGCGCCTGGGGGCCGAGCGCATCGTGGCAGTGGACCGGGACCCCGAGGCCGTGCGTGTCGCCCGGGCCAACGCCCGCCTCAACGGCGTGCGATCGCTGGTGCTGCGGGTCGGCTCGGTGGAGCAGGCGGCTCGTGAGGCGGGGACCGAGGGTGCGGCCCTGGTGCTGGCCAACCTCGTCGCGGAGACGCTGGTGGAGCTGGCGGAGCCGCTGGCACGCCTGGTGAGACCGGGCGGCTGGCTGGTGGGCGCCGGCATCGTCGAGGAGAAGGCGCCCGACGTGGAGGCGGCGCTGGCCGCACGGGGCCTGGTGCCGGAGGAGCGAGGGGTCTGGGCCGGGTGGGCCTGGGTCTCGGCGCGCCGTCCCGTGGAGGTGGCCTCGTGA